The following proteins are co-located in the Pyrobaculum calidifontis JCM 11548 genome:
- a CDS encoding RAD55 family ATPase gives MWSGFEFFEGFSLLYGPPGAGKTSLALYAAFRLGDRVLYAGFYETGEAVVSKARALGLDVGRLTVLDFFAVSDADVLYSTLVSKYVEVKPDVAILDGINALPQSREAAASIYRIFRGPVIAIGEESVGGSHFAYYADSLVEVRQVFHRGARYRLLRVVKTRLSPSRGAEYFFTISRRGVHLLRRWSQGSLGGKLAATPSGRRATFSEEVVKALVGRAPAYTRPGLLAGSRVGVFLEDHPTPLRLAAAFLCDYLDESRVGVVSTYPLMGSLARQVGCSVEEVVVPAAVLDDDAALHEALDKVGDVSVVALYGLEEVLARYGARRVGYVMDFFQTFLPDSAVLATFRGVEPTRALLGMFNTAWRYYPDRAVVVKSALGWPVRELRVVERDGRFYLG, from the coding sequence ATGTGGAGCGGCTTTGAGTTTTTTGAGGGCTTTTCTCTCCTGTACGGCCCGCCTGGCGCTGGGAAGACGTCGCTTGCCCTCTATGCGGCCTTTCGCTTGGGGGACCGTGTCCTCTACGCGGGGTTCTACGAGACTGGGGAGGCGGTGGTGTCTAAGGCGAGGGCGCTGGGCCTCGACGTGGGGAGGCTGACGGTGTTGGACTTCTTCGCTGTCTCTGACGCAGATGTGTTGTACAGCACGTTGGTTTCTAAGTACGTGGAGGTGAAGCCTGACGTGGCCATCTTGGATGGAATCAACGCCCTTCCTCAGTCTAGGGAGGCGGCCGCCTCTATATACCGCATCTTTAGGGGGCCTGTTATAGCCATCGGCGAGGAGTCTGTCGGGGGGTCCCACTTCGCCTACTACGCCGACTCGTTGGTGGAGGTTAGGCAGGTCTTCCACAGGGGGGCCCGCTATAGGCTTCTCCGGGTGGTGAAGACTAGGCTTAGCCCGAGCCGCGGCGCCGAGTACTTTTTCACTATCTCGCGGAGGGGGGTGCACCTCCTTAGGAGGTGGTCTCAGGGCTCGCTGGGGGGCAAGCTGGCCGCAACGCCTTCTGGCAGAAGGGCCACGTTTTCTGAGGAGGTGGTGAAGGCGCTTGTGGGCCGGGCTCCCGCCTACACGCGGCCGGGGTTGCTGGCTGGGAGCAGGGTTGGGGTGTTTCTCGAGGATCACCCGACGCCTCTCCGCTTGGCGGCTGCCTTCCTCTGCGACTACTTAGACGAGTCGAGGGTGGGCGTGGTGTCGACGTACCCGCTTATGGGCTCTTTGGCTAGGCAGGTGGGCTGTAGCGTGGAGGAGGTGGTGGTGCCCGCCGCCGTGCTTGACGACGATGCGGCTCTCCACGAGGCGTTGGACAAGGTGGGGGATGTGTCTGTGGTTGCGTTGTACGGCCTTGAGGAGGTGTTGGCCCGCTACGGCGCGAGGAGGGTGGGGTACGTCATGGACTTCTTCCAGACCTTCCTCCCCGACTCCGCCGTCTTGGCCACGTTTAGGGGAGTGGAGCCCACGCGGGCGCTTTTGGGCATGTTTAACACTGCGTGGAGGTACTACCCCGACCGCGCCGTGGTGGTCAAGTCGGCGCTTGGGTGGCCTGTGAGAGAGCTCAGGGTGGTGGAGCGGGACGGCCGCTTCTACCTGGGGTAG
- a CDS encoding DUF4129 domain-containing transglutaminase family protein, translating into MRTLLALVGLALLFLGLASLGPAPSPSSASVLPLPGSSQFSPPVVSVSGGLYFKAWMYARGTGGVMYLRCLVFDSYVDGAWSRAAGDSFAVGAGVVTVGSPASFGGEVNLSAPLMGGCVPVATPSVDGLVLGSVRVVAPGASLAASKEGLFVVATGGSVGRAASYYGPGAPQPPPSGVYLEVPPGLAPVLKSIAANVTAGCADAACKVAKIKEFLSHFRYDGTMDSLWPSVPPGVDPVLWFLQEGRRGVCIHFASAFVLLARSAGVPARLVVGYVSDGPVPGDWALTAFSPHAWAEYYVEGVGWVGVEATPPGSAPQSLPVVPLRPEAVQPPPPGPSLPQLAAPQVPEVPWPVVAVAAAAVGALAYFSAGRRAATVGVGEEFLVEGPRGFPVYVGRRRVGRAPVAVVFHRPGLYVVRAGPLVYLVRVVDYRRVAGALFVKLLRRLGLPATTTPRELAAARPELRELALAFERALFGPAVSKGDVEALRRAL; encoded by the coding sequence GTGAGAACTCTATTGGCATTGGTGGGCTTGGCTCTGCTCTTCCTGGGCCTCGCCTCTCTGGGGCCTGCCCCGTCTCCCTCTTCTGCCTCTGTCCTGCCTCTGCCTGGGTCGTCGCAGTTTAGCCCGCCCGTGGTCTCTGTGTCTGGGGGGCTGTACTTCAAGGCGTGGATGTACGCGAGGGGGACTGGGGGCGTCATGTATCTGCGCTGTCTTGTGTTTGACAGCTATGTCGATGGGGCGTGGAGCCGGGCGGCGGGGGACTCCTTCGCCGTGGGGGCTGGGGTAGTCACTGTGGGGAGCCCCGCCTCGTTTGGGGGCGAGGTAAACCTCTCTGCTCCTCTCATGGGCGGCTGCGTCCCCGTGGCCACGCCCTCTGTGGACGGGCTTGTGCTGGGGTCTGTCCGCGTGGTTGCGCCCGGGGCCTCCCTGGCCGCGTCTAAGGAGGGCCTCTTTGTGGTAGCCACAGGCGGCTCCGTGGGCAGGGCGGCGTCGTACTACGGCCCCGGCGCCCCCCAGCCCCCTCCCAGCGGCGTCTACTTAGAGGTTCCGCCGGGCCTTGCGCCGGTGCTTAAGTCCATAGCCGCCAACGTCACCGCCGGTTGTGCAGATGCGGCGTGTAAGGTGGCCAAGATTAAGGAGTTTCTCTCCCACTTCCGCTACGACGGCACTATGGACTCTCTCTGGCCCAGCGTCCCGCCGGGGGTAGACCCAGTCCTCTGGTTTCTGCAGGAGGGGAGGAGGGGGGTGTGTATACACTTCGCCTCTGCCTTTGTCCTCTTGGCCAGGTCGGCGGGGGTCCCCGCGAGGCTTGTGGTGGGGTATGTCTCCGATGGCCCAGTGCCGGGGGACTGGGCGTTGACGGCCTTTAGCCCCCACGCCTGGGCTGAGTACTACGTCGAGGGCGTTGGGTGGGTCGGCGTTGAGGCCACGCCGCCGGGCTCTGCCCCGCAGTCTCTCCCCGTCGTGCCTCTGCGGCCTGAGGCCGTTCAGCCTCCTCCGCCTGGCCCCTCTCTGCCTCAGCTGGCCGCGCCGCAGGTGCCGGAGGTCCCCTGGCCCGTAGTCGCTGTGGCGGCCGCGGCGGTGGGGGCCTTGGCCTACTTCTCGGCGGGTAGGAGGGCGGCCACGGTGGGAGTTGGCGAGGAGTTTTTGGTGGAGGGCCCTAGGGGGTTCCCCGTGTATGTGGGGAGGAGGCGGGTGGGGAGGGCGCCCGTCGCTGTCGTCTTTCACAGGCCGGGGCTCTACGTGGTGCGGGCTGGGCCTCTGGTGTACTTGGTCAGAGTGGTGGACTACAGGAGGGTGGCGGGGGCCCTCTTTGTGAAACTGCTGAGGCGGCTTGGCCTCCCCGCCACTACTACGCCTAGGGAGCTCGCCGCGGCTAGGCCGGAGTTGAGAGAGTTGGCGCTGGCCTTTGAGAGGGCGCTCTTCGGCCCCGCCGTGTCTAAGGGCGACGTAGAGGCGCTGAGGAGGGCGCTATGA
- a CDS encoding RAD55 family ATPase, with protein sequence MSELAEVVREGLTLIYGPPGAGKTSIAMRLADTVGNRVMWISTTEGPNFLTLAAKRVGASPEKFAFLDFPRAFREDIAKYVLEHAHEYDAVVVDSVNGLASSIPSLEKLAHSVFYQISRDRPVILVAEEEPRNLHYIADHVVHVWYKINSVGHLIRYFQLEKSRKRPPGPRYIFDIVEGEGIIYITMAGTRGHQEIIIDDKLGVEVPLKSTICLGAPSVKKVVKILSNIKDEAIFLQIGPWTSYRGLEIKSDQEVVVSTFHTFFELWNRLERRELPNVRYLVVSGLLNLSEDEIYDYFYILYAFQDYVDFLVIVNIGSSEELEKLEKYCAESVRF encoded by the coding sequence GTGAGCGAGCTGGCTGAGGTGGTGCGCGAAGGGCTTACCCTTATCTACGGCCCTCCCGGTGCCGGGAAGACCTCCATAGCGATGAGACTTGCCGACACTGTGGGCAACAGGGTGATGTGGATATCCACGACTGAGGGGCCCAACTTTCTAACCCTCGCGGCGAAGCGGGTGGGGGCCAGCCCGGAAAAGTTCGCCTTCTTGGACTTCCCCAGGGCCTTTAGGGAGGACATTGCCAAGTATGTGCTGGAACACGCCCACGAGTACGACGCCGTGGTCGTCGACTCAGTGAACGGCCTGGCCTCCTCTATTCCCTCGCTGGAGAAGCTGGCCCACTCTGTCTTCTACCAAATCTCGAGGGACCGGCCGGTCATCCTCGTGGCTGAGGAGGAGCCCCGAAACTTACACTACATAGCGGACCACGTAGTCCACGTGTGGTATAAGATAAACAGCGTAGGACATTTAATCCGCTATTTCCAGCTGGAGAAGTCCCGGAAGAGACCCCCTGGCCCCCGCTACATATTTGACATAGTAGAAGGTGAGGGGATAATATACATAACAATGGCTGGCACCCGCGGACACCAGGAAATCATCATAGACGACAAGCTTGGAGTTGAGGTCCCTCTAAAAAGCACGATTTGTTTAGGAGCACCTAGTGTGAAAAAAGTGGTGAAGATTCTATCAAATATCAAAGATGAGGCTATTTTCCTACAGATAGGTCCGTGGACCTCGTACAGGGGTCTAGAAATTAAAAGCGACCAAGAAGTAGTTGTATCAACATTTCACACATTCTTCGAGTTATGGAATAGACTGGAACGGAGAGAACTACCTAATGTGAGGTACCTAGTGGTAAGCGGTCTCCTCAACCTCAGCGAAGATGAGATTTATGACTATTTTTACATCCTCTATGCATTTCAAGATTATGTTGACTTCTTAGTTATTGTGAATATTGGCTCTTCTGAAGAGCTGGAAAAATTAGAGAAGTATTGCGCTGAAAGTGTACGGTTTTAG
- a CDS encoding AAA family ATPase has protein sequence MRKVLEVLSQFYVARRDVLELLLAAVVAQGHVLFTDPPGLGKTTLAKLLAKSLGLSFKRIQFTPDMLPSDVVGVNVWRPHEGRFEFVKGPVFTNVLLADEINRAPPKTQAALLEAMEERQVTVDGVTYKLEEPFIVLATQNPVEHRGVYPLPEAQLDRFLIQLSVGYPGEAEEAEILKRRIAWKRDDPTAYVTPVVGREELLSWMRRAEEVYVDDAVLKYVVKIVQALRSHPLNAYGPSPRGSIALVKMARALALLDGRNYVVPDDVKKAAAAVLSHRISPRDGDPRSLVEEVVAKTPIPYR, from the coding sequence GTGAGAAAGGTGCTGGAGGTGCTGTCGCAGTTCTACGTGGCAAGGCGGGATGTCCTAGAGCTCTTGCTCGCGGCGGTGGTGGCCCAGGGCCACGTCCTCTTCACAGACCCGCCCGGGCTGGGCAAGACCACCTTGGCCAAGCTGTTGGCCAAGTCGCTCGGCCTCTCCTTCAAGCGCATCCAGTTTACGCCTGACATGCTCCCAAGCGACGTGGTGGGGGTAAACGTCTGGCGCCCCCACGAGGGCCGCTTCGAGTTCGTCAAAGGCCCCGTCTTCACCAACGTCCTCCTGGCCGACGAGATAAACCGCGCCCCGCCCAAGACCCAAGCGGCGCTCCTTGAGGCAATGGAGGAGCGCCAAGTGACAGTGGACGGAGTGACCTACAAGCTGGAGGAGCCCTTCATAGTCCTCGCCACGCAGAACCCCGTGGAACACCGCGGCGTCTACCCCCTGCCAGAGGCCCAGCTAGACCGCTTCCTGATCCAGCTCTCAGTGGGCTACCCAGGCGAGGCCGAGGAGGCGGAGATCCTCAAGAGGAGGATCGCGTGGAAGAGGGACGACCCCACGGCGTATGTGACCCCCGTGGTGGGGAGAGAGGAGCTGCTAAGCTGGATGCGGAGGGCCGAGGAGGTGTACGTAGATGACGCAGTGTTGAAGTACGTGGTGAAGATAGTCCAGGCGCTGAGGTCCCACCCCCTAAACGCTTACGGCCCAAGCCCCAGGGGCTCCATCGCCCTCGTCAAAATGGCCAGGGCACTGGCCCTCCTCGACGGGAGAAACTACGTGGTCCCAGACGACGTGAAAAAGGCCGCCGCGGCGGTGCTCAGCCACAGAATATCCCCAAGAGACGGCGACCCCCGCAGCCTAGTGGAAGAAGTGGTGGCTAAGACCCCCATCCCCTACAGATAG
- a CDS encoding TatD family hydrolase: MVFDNHAHANEVAGLGAVEVVRRFKAAGGIGIVFVSLLTWSIGGRPGDRDWVARLYDHTVGNVGVARGAGLVSGAVVGVHPAECVRLLEAGWGAGEVEEFMRWAVDLAARYVEEGRAVGLGEFGRPHWPVERGVVELCNRVLLYVLERARDVGAVVHLHLERSGAATVASVAELVKRAGTRPERVVMHHIEGALAGYAWSRGLSPSVPLGRRGEFEEALRAGPVFVVESDYIDDRSRPGAVIPPWTLVSKLRQYVQRGVLSVDDLYKISVENVRRIYGDRLPLDNVEIKI, encoded by the coding sequence GTGGTCTTTGATAACCATGCTCATGCGAATGAGGTGGCGGGGCTTGGGGCTGTGGAGGTGGTTAGGCGGTTTAAGGCGGCTGGTGGGATTGGCATTGTGTTTGTGTCTTTGTTGACTTGGTCTATTGGGGGGCGGCCTGGGGATAGGGATTGGGTTGCTAGACTGTACGACCACACGGTGGGGAATGTGGGGGTGGCTAGGGGGGCTGGGCTTGTTTCTGGGGCTGTTGTGGGGGTCCACCCGGCGGAGTGTGTGAGGCTTTTGGAGGCTGGGTGGGGGGCGGGGGAGGTGGAGGAGTTTATGCGGTGGGCTGTGGACCTGGCGGCGAGGTATGTGGAAGAGGGGAGGGCGGTTGGGCTGGGGGAGTTTGGGCGGCCTCACTGGCCTGTGGAGAGGGGGGTCGTGGAGCTGTGTAACAGGGTCCTCCTCTATGTGTTGGAGCGGGCGCGGGACGTGGGCGCGGTTGTTCACCTACACTTGGAGCGTAGTGGCGCGGCGACTGTGGCCTCGGTGGCTGAGCTGGTCAAGAGGGCGGGGACGAGGCCGGAGCGGGTAGTCATGCACCACATCGAGGGGGCCTTGGCGGGCTATGCGTGGTCTAGGGGCCTCTCCCCTTCTGTCCCCTTGGGGAGGAGGGGCGAGTTTGAGGAGGCGCTGAGGGCTGGCCCCGTCTTTGTGGTGGAGAGCGACTACATTGACGATAGGTCGAGGCCTGGCGCCGTGATCCCCCCGTGGACTCTCGTGTCGAAGCTTAGGCAGTATGTACAACGCGGCGTTCTCTCGGTGGATGATTTGTACAAGATCTCCGTGGAGAACGTGAGGCGTATATACGGAGACCGCCTGCCCTTGGACAACGTGGAGATAAAGATCTGA
- a CDS encoding helix-turn-helix domain-containing protein, whose translation MEDPRKAILEILRREGPVPVYRLAKALGLSYGAVQWHIFTLEREGLVETIRVGKRRYVALKTADVARTIKVADALEELALTLRAYGVRPDMSLQEAIELLEKKAPHIAEILKRLITRP comes from the coding sequence GTGGAAGATCCGAGGAAGGCAATATTGGAGATTCTTAGGCGGGAGGGCCCCGTCCCTGTCTACCGCCTCGCCAAGGCCCTGGGGCTCTCCTACGGGGCGGTGCAGTGGCACATCTTCACCTTGGAGAGGGAGGGCCTTGTGGAGACTATTAGGGTTGGGAAGAGGCGGTACGTGGCCCTTAAGACCGCCGACGTGGCGAGGACTATCAAGGTGGCCGACGCCTTGGAGGAGCTGGCCCTGACGCTGAGGGCCTACGGGGTGAGGCCGGACATGTCTCTCCAAGAGGCGATCGAGCTTCTGGAGAAGAAGGCGCCTCACATAGCCGAAATCCTCAAGCGCCTGATTACAAGGCCCTGA